A window from Cellulomonas sp. C5510 encodes these proteins:
- a CDS encoding HAD family phosphatase, whose amino-acid sequence MPEPTEPDTGAAVQPGRVAAFFDVDNTIIRGASSFHLAVGLYRRGFFRSSDIVRFAGHQARYLAFGENRQQIDEVRERALEIMQGRSVAEVVAIAEDIYDEVLSLRIFPGTQRLLDQHLRAGHQVWLVTATPVEIADIIARRLGATGAIGTVAEHREGFYTGRLVGDLLHGKAKASAVRALAERQGVDLSQSFAYGDSTNDVPILSEVGFPCAINPDGRLRRHAAEVGWPVREFRGRRNATRRGVDAATVAGSAWVLGLVVRAVRRALRARWEGR is encoded by the coding sequence GTGCCCGAGCCCACCGAGCCCGACACCGGCGCCGCCGTGCAGCCGGGCCGGGTGGCCGCCTTCTTCGACGTGGACAACACCATCATCCGCGGGGCCAGCTCGTTCCACCTCGCGGTCGGGCTGTACCGGCGGGGCTTCTTCCGCAGCTCCGACATCGTGCGGTTCGCCGGGCACCAGGCCCGCTACCTCGCGTTCGGGGAGAACCGGCAGCAGATCGACGAGGTCCGGGAACGGGCGCTCGAGATCATGCAGGGCCGGTCCGTCGCGGAGGTCGTCGCCATCGCGGAGGACATCTACGACGAGGTGCTCTCGCTGCGCATCTTCCCCGGCACCCAGCGACTGCTGGACCAGCACCTGCGCGCCGGCCACCAGGTGTGGCTCGTGACCGCGACGCCCGTCGAGATCGCCGACATCATCGCCCGCCGCCTGGGCGCGACCGGCGCCATCGGCACCGTCGCCGAGCACCGCGAGGGCTTCTACACCGGCCGCCTGGTCGGGGACCTGCTGCACGGCAAGGCGAAGGCGTCGGCCGTGCGCGCCCTCGCCGAGCGGCAGGGCGTCGACCTCTCGCAGTCGTTCGCGTACGGCGACTCCACGAACGACGTGCCGATCCTGTCCGAGGTCGGTTTCCCGTGCGCCATCAACCCCGACGGACGTCTCCGGCGGCACGCGGCCGAGGTCGGCTGGCCGGTGCGGGAGTTCCGCGGCCGGCGCAACGCCACCCGCCGCGGCGTCGACGCGGCGACCGTCGCCGGGTCCGCCTGGGTGCTCGGGCTGGTCGTGCGCGCCGTCCGCCGCGCGCTACGGGCCCGCTGGGAGGGCCGGTGA
- a CDS encoding glutaredoxin family protein — protein sequence MQPTAPLAPVGPDRARVVLYARGGCHLCDDARAVVAAVAAERGASWAEVDVDAGGAAPGGRSLADVYGELVPVVEVDGARVGYWQIDADRLRDALAGPPTA from the coding sequence GTGCAGCCCACCGCCCCCCTCGCCCCCGTCGGCCCGGACCGCGCGCGCGTGGTGCTCTACGCCCGCGGCGGCTGCCACCTGTGCGACGACGCCCGCGCGGTGGTCGCTGCCGTGGCCGCGGAGCGCGGCGCGTCGTGGGCGGAGGTGGACGTCGACGCCGGGGGCGCGGCGCCCGGCGGGAGGTCGCTCGCGGACGTCTACGGCGAGCTGGTGCCGGTCGTCGAGGTGGACGGCGCGCGGGTGGGCTACTGGCAGATCGACGCCGACCGCCTGCGGGACGCGCTGGCAGGGCCGCCGACCGCCTAA